Proteins co-encoded in one Setaria viridis chromosome 9, Setaria_viridis_v4.0, whole genome shotgun sequence genomic window:
- the LOC117835234 gene encoding uncharacterized protein has translation MATACVEAAAAAAVTRRHAAAQPTRVAIGTTDDYEEEPCCLGAGSFGAVVRARHRRTGRAVAIKRLRTPAGGHAALLREALFLQACAGNPFVVGSCGPARDPATVELCLVMDCVLEFVTRLLAAWQTMRL, from the coding sequence ATGGCCACCGCCTGCGTAgaagctgctgccgccgccgccgtcacccgccgccacgccgccgcgcagcCGACCCGCGTCGCCATAGGCACCACGGACGACTACGAGGAGGAGCCCTGCTGCCTTGGCGCGGGATCCTTCGGCGCCGTCGTCAgggcgcgccaccgccgcaccggcCGGGCCGTCGCCATCAAGCGTCTCCGCacgcccgccggcggccacgcggcgctgCTGCGGGAGGCGCTCTTCCTCCAGGCGTGCGCCGGGAACCCCTTCGTAGTCGGCTCCTGCGGCCCCGCCCGCGACCCGGCCACCGTGGAGCTCTGCCTCGTCATGGACTGCGTTCTTGAGTTTGTAACAAGGTTGCTGGCAGCCTGGCAGACCATGAGGTTGTAA
- the LOC117840717 gene encoding glutamyl-tRNA(Gln) amidotransferase subunit C, chloroplastic/mitochondrial, which produces MLSAAASTIPMLRLATQLRPRLPSARYHWLRPLSSATHVTPPAAAGAGSLEPPDLPRLAKAARISLSPQEAEEFEPKIRQVVDWFGQLQAVDLESIEPSLRAGTAAGSSLREDKPETFVNTDAIVEAIPSYDDPYIKVPRVLNKE; this is translated from the exons atgctctccgccgccgcctccaccatccCCATGCTCCGCCTCGCGACCCAGCTGCGGCCGAGGCTCCCTTCGGCTAGATACCACTGGCTACGGCccctctcctccgccacccATGTAAcccctcctgcggcggcgggggcggggtcgCTGGAGCCGCCGGACCTGCCCCGCCTCGCCAAAGCCGCACGCATCTCGCTCTCACCGCAGGAG GCCGAGGAGTTCGAGCCTAAGATTCGGCAGGTCGTCGATTG GTTTGGGCAACTTCAGGCAGTTGATCTTGAGTCCATTGAGCCTTCACTTAGAGCTG GTACAGCTGCTGGTAGTTCTTTGAGGGAAGATAAGCCTGAAACATTTGTTAACAC AGATGCAATAGTAGAGGCCATTCCGAGCTATGATGATCCATATATCAAAGTGCCAAGAGTGCTGAACAAAGAATGA
- the LOC117835233 gene encoding putative cyclin-dependent kinase F-2: protein MAACVEPAVAVRNHAAAGMAGLKRRRIAVGTAEQYEDISRLGEGAFGAVVKARHRATGRVVAIKRVGEAQGEHAALLREARFLEDACGGGANPFVVGFHGVVRRPDAFDLSLVMECVGPSLHDLLRQRGRGSPPLPESTVRSAMWQLLTGTKKMHDGHIVHRDIKPANILVGDDHRIVKLCDFGLAMSTDERPPYTQAGTLWYMAPEMLLEKPDYDERVDIWSLGCVMAELINNGRPLFQGFHGEGQLCAIFDVLGTPDDGTWPWFSSTAFATVVMPELDMQRENNLRELFPESKLSKEGFEVLSGLLTCNPEKRLTAAAALKHPWFDKIDVLELPKKEELPSPMPLQPKRRRIHAV, encoded by the coding sequence ATGGCCGCCTGCGTAgagcccgccgtcgccgtccgcaaCCACGCCGCCGCTGGGATGGCTGGCCTCAAGAGGAGGCGCATCGCCGTCGGCACCGCGGAGCAGTACGAGGACATCAGCCGCCTCGGCGAGGGGGCCTTCGGCGCGGTCGTCAAGGCTCGCCACCGCGCCACGGGCCGGGTCGTCGCCATCAAGCGCGTCGGCGAGGCCCAGGGCGAGCACGCCGCGCTGCTGCGCGAGGCGCGCTTCCTTGAGgatgcgtgcggcggcggcgccaaccCGTTCGTCGTCGGCTTCCACGGTGTCGTCCGCCGCCCGGATGCCTTCGACCTCAGCCTCGTCATGGAGTGCGTGGGCCCCAGCCTCCACGACCTCCTCCGCCAGCGCGGCCGCGGGAGCCCGCCGCTGCCCGAGTCCACGGTGCGCTCCGCCATGTGGCAGCTGCTCACGGGCACCAAGAAGATGCACGACGGCCACATCGTGCACCGCGACATCAAGCCGGCCAAcatcctcgtcggcgacgaTCACCGCATCGTCAAGCTCTGCGACTTTGGTCTCGCCATGTCCACCGACGAGCGGCCGCCGTACACGCAGGCCGGCACGCTGTGGTACATGGCGCCGGAGATGCTGCTGGAGAagcccgactacgacgagcgcgTCGACATCTGGTCCCTCGGTTGCGTCATGGCGGAGCTCATCAACAACGGGAGGCCTCTGTTCCAGGGCTTCCACGGTGAAGGACAGCTCTGCGCCATCTTCGACGTGCTGGGCACCCCTGACGACGGCACATGGCCGTGGTTCTCATCCACGGCGTTCGCCACCGTGGTGATGCCGGAGCTGGACATGCAGCGGGAAAACAACCTGCGTGAGCTGTTCCCTGAATCAAAGCTGTCCAAGGAAGGATTCGAGGTCCTCAGCGGCCTCCTCACGTGCAACCCGGAGAAGAGGCTCACGGCAGCCGCGGCGCTCAAACACCCATGGTTCGACAAGATCGACGTGCTGGAGCTGCCAAAGAAAGAAGAGTTGCCATCGCCGATGCCCTTGCAGCCCAAGAGACGGAGGATACATGCTGTGTGA
- the LOC117839359 gene encoding rhomboid-like protein 15 isoform X1 — protein MRPNIITEAGIPTRLNQWWSSIPFVTSGVVLICGAIYLLCLLIGYDSYAEICFLPSAVASHFQVYRFYTSVLFHGSVLHVLFNMLALVPLGTELERIMGSVRLLFLMFLLATTNAILHLTIAFLVAYNPLSPVPNLADECSIGFSGVIFSMIVIETSLSGVQSRSVFGLFNVPAKWYAWILLVLFQFLASNVSLLGHLCGILSGFAYTYGLFNYLLPGPSFYSKIEGLSALSICVRRPGFILCTGGTTYGQLPTYSNTSAAPSALINGNFLRNISSWMPNRQTSTVQEGEDPRFPGRAQTLGSAGAEPTAREANANLHARLLDNTTPSDPLTNSQHTVANTVRADATVTADQVDTFDEELKKLVGMGFEKTQAEVALAAADGDPNVAIEILMSQQG, from the exons ATGCGCCCCAACATCATCACCGAG GCTGGGATTCCAACTAGGTTGAATCAGTGGTGGAGCAGCATTCCGTTCGTTACTTCTGGTGTTGTCTTGATATGTGGAGCAATTTATCTGCTGTGCTTGTTGATCGGCTATGACTCCTATGCCGAGATATGCTTCTTGCCTTCTGCAGTAGCATCACATTTTCAAG TGTACAGGTTCTACACATCTGTTCTCTTTCATGGTTCCGTGCTTCATGTGCTATTCAACATGCTTGCATTGGTACCCTTGGGCACCGAGTTGGAGAGAATTATGGGATCAGTCCGTCTCTTATTCTTGATGTTCCTTCTTGCAACAACAAATGCAATTCTCCATCTGACAATTGCTTTCTTGGTGGCTTACAATCCTCTGTCCCCTGTTCCAAATCTTGCGGATGAATGCTCCATTGGCTTTTCTGGAGTTATATTCTCAATGATAGTCATCGAAACAAGTCTGAGTGGTGTTCAATCGCGAAG TGTCTTCGGCCTCTTCAATGTTCCTGCAAAATG GTATGCATGGATTTTGCTGGTACTGTTTCAGTTTCTTGCAAGCAATGTTTCACTGCTGGGCCACCTGTGCGGCATCTTATCGGGATTTGCAT ACACTTATGGGCTGTTCAACTACTTGCTTCCTGGACCATCATTTTATTCTAAAATCGAGGGCTTGTCAGCGCTA TCTATTTGTGTGAGGCGTCCTGGCTTTATTCTATGTACTGGAGGGACTACATATGGCCAGCTTCCTACATACTctaacacatctgccgcaccaaG TGCTCTCATAAATGGAAATTTCTTGAGAAATATATCTTCATGGATGCCAAACAGGCAGACATCCACTGTTCAG GAAGGAGAAGACCCCAGGTTTCCAGGGAGAGCACAGACGCTTGGTTCTGCAGGAGCTGAACCCACTGCAAGAGAGGCAAATGCAAATTTGCATGCGAGGTTGTTGGATAACACAACTCCAAGTGACCCCCTAACGAATTCACA GCATACAGTTGCAAACACTGTCAGAGCTGATGCAACAGTAACAGCTGATCAG gttgatacatttgatgaagaACTAAAGAAGCTGGTTGGTATGGGCTTTGAAAAG ACTCAGGCTGAGGTTGCTCTTGCTGCGGCTGATGGAGATCCAAATGTTGCCATTGAGATTCTGATGAGTCAGCAG GGTTGA
- the LOC117839342 gene encoding uncharacterized protein isoform X2, with amino-acid sequence MARRGGEITAAFPGGGAGIAGASTGTPTPAASPYQVAVEIEEQIYSPFGNIEVPDSRGCCSGFTGSVTKVFFILHLLAFIALTIFLGVQASSHQNPTYKPFSNFIPLVSSVIVSTISACFWVILAVTNPPKAIKTSLWAAPVFALACGVVILLVANSAALGIGVLVVVFVVGAGLYSCWASGPRLRHASELLSASVTGAHLPPSTSCFVIFVLLAMFGYMAFWTVAISCIAAAEGHLMNYRMAYVAALLVSMAWTMQVLRYVVYVAVAKLAHVRLVYGIRMPGGAVEVFCGTIFGPAFGDICMGAMAVPVNSAIRGLARAMKTAAGGNDEFILSGQGCCFSVSEKMLGRANRWGFVHVGARGKAFCVASRDVWSLFVLRGIENLVDSDLTGSFCFLSSVTAGALASLVAGSWALATVDKDQKKLALPVSIYAFLIGYYMILLLVLRGIQG; translated from the exons ATGGCGAGGCGGGGCGGCGAGATCACGGCGGCTTtcccaggcggcggcgccggcattgCTGGGGCGTCGACGGgcacgccgacgccggcggcgagcccgtaCCAG GTGGCTGTTGAAATTGAAGAGCAAATTTATTCCCCTTTTGGCAACATTGAGGTCCCAGATAGTCGTGGTTGCTGCAGTGGGTTCACAGGCAGTGTGACCAAAGTGTTCTTCATCCTCCATCTACTTGCTTTCATTGCCCTCACAATCTTCCTAGGCGTCCAGGCCTCTTCCCACCAGAACCCTACCTACAAGCCCTTCTCCAACTTCATCCCTCTGGTATCCTCTGTCATAGTATCCACAATTTCTGCCTGCTTCTGGGTTATCCTTGCAGTCACAAACCCTCCAAAAGCCATCAAGACCTCTCTCTGGGCTGCCCCTGTTTTTGCACTCGCTTGCGGTGTAGTCATACTCCTCGTTGCTAATAGTGCTGCACTTGGTATTGGAGTGCTTGTAGTTGTATTCGTCGTTGGAGCAGGACTATACAGTTGTTGGGCCTCTGGTCCACGTCTTCGGCATGCCTCTGAGCTGCTTTCCGCTTCTGTCACTGGAGCACACTTGCCACCTTCTACTTCTTGCTTTGTTATCTTTGTCCTTCTTGCAATGTTTGGCTATATGGCCTTCTGGACAGTTGCCATCAGCTGCATTGCTGCTGCAGAAGGGCACTTGATGAACTACCGGATGGCTTATGTGGCAGCACTTCTGGTGAGCATGGCATGGACCATGCAGGTACTGCGCTATGTTGTCTATGTGgcagtggcaaaattggcacaTGTCCGGCTTGTCTATGGTATCCGCATGCCAGGTGGTGCTGTCGAAGTATTCTGTGGCACGATATTCGGACCAGCCTTTGGGGACATATGCATGGGTGCAATGGCTGTCCCAGTGAACTCAGCAATTCGGGGATTGGCTCGAGCAATGAAAACGGCAGCTGGCGGCAATGACGAGTTCATTTTGTCAGGACAGGGCTGCTGCTTTTCTGTATCAGAGAAAATGCTGGGACGTGCTAACCGCTGGGGTTTTGTGCATGTGGGGGCGCGGGGGAAGGCATTCTGTGTGGCTTCGCGGGATGTGTGGTCCCTTTTTGTTCTCCGTGGGATAGAAAATCTTGTTGATTCAGACCTTACTGGTTCGTTCTGCTTCCTCTCTTCCGTGACAGCAGGCGCGTTGGCCTCACTGGTTGCTGGTTCATGGGCACTAGCCACCGTGGATAAAGATCAGAAGAAGTTAGCTCTGCCTGTATCCATCTATGCATTCCTAATCGGTTATTACATG ATTCTTCTACTAGTACTGCGAGGGATTCAGGGTTAA
- the LOC117839342 gene encoding uncharacterized protein isoform X1: MARRGGEITAAFPGGGAGIAGASTGTPTPAASPYQVAVEIEEQIYSPFGNIEVPDSRGCCSGFTGSVTKVFFILHLLAFIALTIFLGVQASSHQNPTYKPFSNFIPLVSSVIVSTISACFWVILAVTNPPKAIKTSLWAAPVFALACGVVILLVANSAALGIGVLVVVFVVGAGLYSCWASGPRLRHASELLSASVTGAHLPPSTSCFVIFVLLAMFGYMAFWTVAISCIAAAEGHLMNYRMAYVAALLVSMAWTMQVLRYVVYVAVAKLAHVRLVYGIRMPGGAVEVFCGTIFGPAFGDICMGAMAVPVNSAIRGLARAMKTAAGGNDEFILSGQGCCFSVSEKMLGRANRWGFVHVGARGKAFCVASRDVWSLFVLRGIENLVDSDLTGSFCFLSSVTAGALASLVAGSWALATVDKDQKKLALPVSIYAFLIGYYMCRMMIAWPQACVAAYHVAYAENPHNPQLGTLIPEHLSELQAIAADRDRPRVVESKDDLDDP; this comes from the exons ATGGCGAGGCGGGGCGGCGAGATCACGGCGGCTTtcccaggcggcggcgccggcattgCTGGGGCGTCGACGGgcacgccgacgccggcggcgagcccgtaCCAG GTGGCTGTTGAAATTGAAGAGCAAATTTATTCCCCTTTTGGCAACATTGAGGTCCCAGATAGTCGTGGTTGCTGCAGTGGGTTCACAGGCAGTGTGACCAAAGTGTTCTTCATCCTCCATCTACTTGCTTTCATTGCCCTCACAATCTTCCTAGGCGTCCAGGCCTCTTCCCACCAGAACCCTACCTACAAGCCCTTCTCCAACTTCATCCCTCTGGTATCCTCTGTCATAGTATCCACAATTTCTGCCTGCTTCTGGGTTATCCTTGCAGTCACAAACCCTCCAAAAGCCATCAAGACCTCTCTCTGGGCTGCCCCTGTTTTTGCACTCGCTTGCGGTGTAGTCATACTCCTCGTTGCTAATAGTGCTGCACTTGGTATTGGAGTGCTTGTAGTTGTATTCGTCGTTGGAGCAGGACTATACAGTTGTTGGGCCTCTGGTCCACGTCTTCGGCATGCCTCTGAGCTGCTTTCCGCTTCTGTCACTGGAGCACACTTGCCACCTTCTACTTCTTGCTTTGTTATCTTTGTCCTTCTTGCAATGTTTGGCTATATGGCCTTCTGGACAGTTGCCATCAGCTGCATTGCTGCTGCAGAAGGGCACTTGATGAACTACCGGATGGCTTATGTGGCAGCACTTCTGGTGAGCATGGCATGGACCATGCAGGTACTGCGCTATGTTGTCTATGTGgcagtggcaaaattggcacaTGTCCGGCTTGTCTATGGTATCCGCATGCCAGGTGGTGCTGTCGAAGTATTCTGTGGCACGATATTCGGACCAGCCTTTGGGGACATATGCATGGGTGCAATGGCTGTCCCAGTGAACTCAGCAATTCGGGGATTGGCTCGAGCAATGAAAACGGCAGCTGGCGGCAATGACGAGTTCATTTTGTCAGGACAGGGCTGCTGCTTTTCTGTATCAGAGAAAATGCTGGGACGTGCTAACCGCTGGGGTTTTGTGCATGTGGGGGCGCGGGGGAAGGCATTCTGTGTGGCTTCGCGGGATGTGTGGTCCCTTTTTGTTCTCCGTGGGATAGAAAATCTTGTTGATTCAGACCTTACTGGTTCGTTCTGCTTCCTCTCTTCCGTGACAGCAGGCGCGTTGGCCTCACTGGTTGCTGGTTCATGGGCACTAGCCACCGTGGATAAAGATCAGAAGAAGTTAGCTCTGCCTGTATCCATCTATGCATTCCTAATCGGTTATTACATG TGCCGGATGATGATCGCGTGGCCACAGGCGTGTGTGGCAGCTTACCACGTCGCATATGCAGAGAACCCGCATAACCCCCAGCTGGGCACACTGATACCAGAACATCTGAGTGAGCTCCAAGCAATAGCTGCAGATCGTGATCGTCCCAGAGTTGTCGAATCTAAAGATGACCTTGATGATCCGTAG
- the LOC117839359 gene encoding rhomboid-like protein 15 isoform X2 → MRPNIITEAGIPTRLNQWWSSIPFVTSGVVLICGAIYLLCLLIGYDSYAEICFLPSAVASHFQVYRFYTSVLFHGSVLHVLFNMLALVPLGTELERIMGSVRLLFLMFLLATTNAILHLTIAFLVAYNPLSPVPNLADECSIGFSGVIFSMIVIETSLSGVQSRSVFGLFNVPAKWYAWILLVLFQFLASNVSLLGHLCGILSGFAYTYGLFNYLLPGPSFYSKIEGLSALSICVRRPGFILCTGGTTYGQLPTYSNTSAAPSALINGNFLRNISSWMPNRQTSTVQEGEDPRFPGRAQTLGSAGAEPTAREANANLHARHTVANTVRADATVTADQVDTFDEELKKLVGMGFEKTQAEVALAAADGDPNVAIEILMSQQG, encoded by the exons ATGCGCCCCAACATCATCACCGAG GCTGGGATTCCAACTAGGTTGAATCAGTGGTGGAGCAGCATTCCGTTCGTTACTTCTGGTGTTGTCTTGATATGTGGAGCAATTTATCTGCTGTGCTTGTTGATCGGCTATGACTCCTATGCCGAGATATGCTTCTTGCCTTCTGCAGTAGCATCACATTTTCAAG TGTACAGGTTCTACACATCTGTTCTCTTTCATGGTTCCGTGCTTCATGTGCTATTCAACATGCTTGCATTGGTACCCTTGGGCACCGAGTTGGAGAGAATTATGGGATCAGTCCGTCTCTTATTCTTGATGTTCCTTCTTGCAACAACAAATGCAATTCTCCATCTGACAATTGCTTTCTTGGTGGCTTACAATCCTCTGTCCCCTGTTCCAAATCTTGCGGATGAATGCTCCATTGGCTTTTCTGGAGTTATATTCTCAATGATAGTCATCGAAACAAGTCTGAGTGGTGTTCAATCGCGAAG TGTCTTCGGCCTCTTCAATGTTCCTGCAAAATG GTATGCATGGATTTTGCTGGTACTGTTTCAGTTTCTTGCAAGCAATGTTTCACTGCTGGGCCACCTGTGCGGCATCTTATCGGGATTTGCAT ACACTTATGGGCTGTTCAACTACTTGCTTCCTGGACCATCATTTTATTCTAAAATCGAGGGCTTGTCAGCGCTA TCTATTTGTGTGAGGCGTCCTGGCTTTATTCTATGTACTGGAGGGACTACATATGGCCAGCTTCCTACATACTctaacacatctgccgcaccaaG TGCTCTCATAAATGGAAATTTCTTGAGAAATATATCTTCATGGATGCCAAACAGGCAGACATCCACTGTTCAG GAAGGAGAAGACCCCAGGTTTCCAGGGAGAGCACAGACGCTTGGTTCTGCAGGAGCTGAACCCACTGCAAGAGAGGCAAATGCAAATTTGCATGCGAG GCATACAGTTGCAAACACTGTCAGAGCTGATGCAACAGTAACAGCTGATCAG gttgatacatttgatgaagaACTAAAGAAGCTGGTTGGTATGGGCTTTGAAAAG ACTCAGGCTGAGGTTGCTCTTGCTGCGGCTGATGGAGATCCAAATGTTGCCATTGAGATTCTGATGAGTCAGCAG GGTTGA